The Bradyrhizobium sp. B097 genome contains the following window.
TCGGAGGCCGGCCGCGTCACGGGTTCGGCAGCCATCGCCACATCGGCGTTCACGTTGGCGACTGCAGCTGCCTGTCGCGTATCAGCCGGTTCGGCATTGGCGGCGAGAGATGATGCGAGTCCCTCGACGGGCACTGCTCCGGTGTTCCCGATGCCGGCAGAGCCGGCAAGCCAGGCAAAGAGCCAACCTGCGAGAACGACCGTCCCGCACAACTCCGGCGTCACCGTCGCAATTCGCCGCGGGTTCATCATCCCGAAGCCTCCAAAGGCTCGATCCGAGCCCTGTTGCACAGCCAAGCACCTGACGGCTTCGATCATTCGGATCAAATGGAAACGCGCAATGGGCGGAAGCCGTTAGGCCAACGCTTTTCCAAGAAGTGTTGCTCGGCCGCAACGCGCGGTCGCTAGCAATCTGGCACGGAGGGAACGCGCCTTATTCGCGGCCGCAGCCCAGGTCGTGTACCCATAAAATGGGAAGCCGAGAAAGGCGCGGATGATGTCTCATCCAGCTGCCCAAGAGCGCACTTCGCGGAAGGTCCGAGCCGAGCCATGAGCGGACATCTGGGCCAAGGTCATCCGGCAACTGCTGCTTCCTGAACGTCCCCTTGCCTTCCTCCGCCATCAGATCGTCGAGCCGCTCGGTACCGGCCAGGCGATAGGCCGTGATGCCGGTGGAACAGTTTCGAAAACGCCGCCGCGGTCTCGTAACCGACCCGGCTTGCAATTCGTGCGATCGGCTCGTCGCTGGTTTCGAGCAGGAACGCCGCCTCTGCCATCCGGCGTTCGATCACATAACGATGCATGGACTGGCCGACGAGCTTGGTAAAGCGCGCCGAAAATACCGAGCGGCCGAGCCCCACGCGCTGGCCGAGGTCGCTCAGGGCCCAGGGCCGCTCCGGGTTTTCGTGGATCAGCTTGAGTGCGGGCCCGATGTGCGGGTCCGATATCGCCCCGAGCCACCCGCCTTCTCCGGGACCGAGGGACTTGATCCAGTTTCGCAATACCTCGACAAAGAGCACTTCCGTCAGTCGTGAGAGCGCGACGCGTTGGCCAGGACGCTCGAGCGCGGACTCGCTGACCATGCGACGCAGGATCGCTTCAAGCCACTCACTGTCCGCCGTTGGCTTCAGCAGGAGCACGGGCGGAAGTAGCTCCAGCACGCTGCCGAACAGCGGCCGCGAGACGGTGAAATTGCCGCAGATCATGGTCGAGAGCGGCTTGGCACGGCCGCCGTGACGAACGACGCCAAGACGCGGCGAAGATCGATCGATATCGATGATCTGCAAAGGCTTGGCTCGGCGATCCGAATAGAACACATGCGGCTCGCCGCGGGTGATCACGACAAGATCGCCCTCCGTCATCTGGATTTCCTGTCCCTGTCCGAGCGCAAGGGTCGCCGAGCCGCGGCTGAGATAGTGAAACAGGGCGTAGGGGCGCGCCGGCAACTCCAGATTCCAGGGATGGCCGAGCTCGAAGTGAAAGAGCAGCGTCCCGCCGAGACGAACGCGATCGAGCACCTGGGCGAGAATATCCATGCCGCCGAGATTAGACCGGCGGACGATCCGACACAACATACGGACGATTGATCCCTATCGTCCGAAAGACCGGCGGAATAGGTCACGTCGCGGCGGGCCGACGGCACGTACGGCAACCATTTCGCCGATGGCAGATGGAAGAACCGCGACCTTGCTGGAAACGCCTGTCCATTCCTCCGGACCGTGCTCGTCCGTTACGCCAACAGGAACAATCAATGCGAAATATCTTCCTCTCAGCCGCC
Protein-coding sequences here:
- a CDS encoding AraC family transcriptional regulator gives rise to the protein MLDRVRLGGTLLFHFELGHPWNLELPARPYALFHYLSRGSATLALGQGQEIQMTEGDLVVITRGEPHVFYSDRRAKPLQIIDIDRSSPRLGVVRHGGRAKPLSTMICGNFTVSRPLFGSVLELLPPVLLLKPTADSEWLEAILRRMVSESALERPGQRVALSRLTEVLFVEVLRNWIKSLGPGEGGWLGAISDPHIGPALKLIHENPERPWALSDLGQRVGLGRSVFSARFTKLVGQSMHRYVIERRMAEAAFLLETSDEPIARIASRVGYETAAAFSKLFHRHHGLSPGRYRAARRSDGGGRQGDVQEAAVAG